CAGTTGGCataaaaaaatcagaagtaaTAAATGCTCATGTTGAGAAAATTCAAATGTCATAAAATCATGTTTtatgaatgaagaatgaaaagcaaaaccCCATTCCTAGTCCAGCTCCTGAAAAGGTAACCACTGTTAACACTTTCCTGAGAGTACATTCAGAAAGTAATTTTCCTGTATATATCCTCACCCATTTACCTACTTAATTCTACAAAATATGAACCAAAGGAATCATCCTACACACGCTGTtgcacttcatttttattttttccacttgaAACTTTTGGCGCTCATTACTGATCAGATTCCTTTTAAAtgactaataaataaattaattttttaaatctcaagtacttttcatttattcatcctgCCTAACAGAAATGTAATagcctttgaccaacatctccccatctCCCAAGCTTCCAGCCTCCGGTAACCaccattttgctttctgtttctatgtgtcTTATAGTTTTAGCTTCCATAGATAAATGAGAACTtgaggtatttgtctttctgtccctGGCTTATATcctttagcataatgtcttcatgttcatctatgttgtcataAATGGcactcatttccttcttttccaaggctgaatagtattccattgagtATATGCCACATTATCTCTATCCATTCAtggttgatagacacttaggttgattccataacctggctattgtgaatgatgctgaaataaatatgggagtgcagaAATCTCTTTGACATCCTGATTTCAAATCCTTTCGTTATATGCCTAGAAATGAGGTTACTGAGATCATACAGTAACtctattttcagttatttgaagAACCTCCATTGTGTTTTCCAGAGTAGCTGTATTAATTAGGTAAATTAGTATTTGTAGTGCATTTGGAACAATGATTGATGTGGAGTAAGCACTATATgcttggtgaatgaatgaatgggtgagtgaATGTATACACAGAAATTGCTGTATGGCATTCCATTATATAGATATACCcttctttattttactattagCGGACACTTGCTGTGTCTGTTACTCGAACAAATGACACAGAAAGTAATGTCTTTGTATGTATTTCTTGGGTACTCTCCTTTGGGTATTCAATTTGGTTGATCAGTAACTTACTTAGGATGGCAACAGCAGACATGGAGCCAAAGGcattagaaaggaaaaattagtAATTAGATAAGAATAGGAAGTAGGATTGCAATTAGGAATTTTGCTTAGACCCTAGAATCACAGAAATATCAATCTTACTTTTGAAAGAAACTTCAGGAGGTTGTTCCAGCCTTGCACCTTCTGGGCAAGGAATGTATTACATCAGTGATTCCCAAGCTGCACACTGAAGTGTCCTGGGAGCCCCAGTGAACTAATTGGAAGGAGGGGAGTGCTGCAGGAGTTTTAAGATTTTTGACAGAAATAGTGGTATGTGACATCTCTCAGACACTTTACAAATGACCAGCTTAAGATAGTTCACAGTTTAACACTAATCTTACTACATTCCTTTTGTTAATGTTATAATTTATGAAgttgattaaaataaatttttttggagatagggtcttgcttggtcacccaggctggagtgcagtgacatgatcatggctcactgtagcctggacctactgggctgaagcaatccttacacctcagactcccaagtagctgggactataggcgcaagccaccatgccaagctaattaaaaaaacaaaacaaaacgttgtctcactatgttgcccaggctggtcttgaactcctaggctcaagcaattctcccacctcggattcccaaagtgttgggcttacaggcgtgatccactgcacctaACCTGAAGTTGATTTTTTGGTGGTTGCATGGTATGGCAAGTACAGGGCAAAAATTAATGTGAAATAGTAAGTGAGGATGGCATTGTCCAATATTATTCCAAAGTTTCAAAAGTTACACAGTGTTCAGCAGGTGCATATATTCCATTAGTAACTAGTTACGAATgaaaataaaacccttttttcGTGTATTTTTTTTGCAAACAGCTCCTAAGTTGTTAGGCCATAAATACGTATTAAATTGGTTGATttttgtcatctatgatttcttacAACagcgttttgtagttttccttgtacaaaacactgctaaaagaaatcatagatgacacaaacaaatggaagcacatctcatgctcatggataggtagaataaatactgtgaaaatgaccatactgccaaaagcaatctacaaattcaacacaatccGCATCagaataccatcatcattcttcacagaattacaaAAAACAGTTCCaaaattcatacggaaccaaaagggagcatgTATAGCCAGAGCaagattaagcaaaaagaataaatctggaggcatcacacgaCCTTACTTTAAATTACAtgataaggccatagtcaccaaaatagtactggtataaaaatagggaCCAATATTAGTGCCTgtaaaaatagaccaatggaacagaatacagaacacagaaataaacctaaatacttacagccaactaattttcaacaaagcaaacaaaaacataaagtggggaaaggacacccgtTTCAACTACTAGTGCtgagataattggctagccacatgtaggagaatgaaactggatcctcatctctcaccttatacaaaaatcaacctaagatggattaaggacttaaatctaagacctgaaactataaaaattctggaagacaactttggaaaaacccttctagagaCTGGCTTAGACAAGGATTtgtgaccaagaacccaaaagcaaatgcaattaaaaacaaagataaatagctgcgacctaattaaacttaagagttttacACGTCAAAAGGatcagtcagcagagtaaacagacaacccacagcaTGGGGAAAATCTTCAAATCTGtacatctaacaaaggactaatatctagaatttacaacaaacttaaacaaatcagtaagaaaaaaaccaaacaatcccATCACAAAGTAGGCTAAGGgcatgaacagacagttctcaaaagaagacacacaaataatcaatgtgcaaaaatgctcaacatcactaatgatcaggggatgcaaataaaaaccacagtgcaataccaCCTTAATCCTGCAGGAATGGCCATagtaaaaaaatcagaaaccagTCGATGTCGGCgtggatgcagtgaacagggaacacttctaccctgctggtgggaatgtaaactagtaaagCCACCGGGGAAAAGAGTGTGgatatttcttaaagaactaaaagtaggactaccatttgatctagcaatcctactactgggtatctacccagaagaaaagaagtcattatttgaaaaatatacttgcacatgcatgattacagcagcacaattcacagttgcaaaatcatggaaccaacccaaatgcccatcagtcaacgaggggataaagaaactgtgttatacatatatgatggaatactatgagccataaaaaggaatgaattaactaCATTTGCAGTGatctggatgagattggagactattctAAGTGATGTAAGTCAGGAGTGGAAAagcaaacatcgtatgttcttaCTGATATGTATGAGCTAAGCtaggaggatgcaaaggcataacagtgatacaatggactttggtgACTTGGAGGGAAGAGTAGGAgggtggtgagggataaaagaccacaaataCAGTGCAGTGTATACATGGGCGATGGGTGCACCAACATCTCACAAAtctccactaaagaacttactcatgtaaccaaataccacctgtaccccaataacttatggaaaaatcaAACTACTTAACACTACTACTAACTACTTAATAAATGGAACTGCTTGGTATTTATTTTGACCTGGGGTGCTGTTAAAAAAATGACTAAGACACTAAAGATACAGTGAATTGAAAACGATTGGGAACAGCTGATTTATATCTGTATCCATCTGAACTCTTTTAACTGCAAGTGGAAGACACCAAATAGGCACTGCTTAAGCAAAGACAGGGAATTATTGGCTCATATATCTGGCGTGTCTAGAGTTGCAGATGGCATCAATCTTGGCTGGATTCAGGTCCTCACATGAGGCCACTTGAGGCTCCATTTGTCTTTCCATCTCTAGGAGGGGCTTGCCACTTATGGGAGATAGCCTCAGGCCAATTCTCTCCAGACTCACATCCTTTCAATTTAGCAATCCGAGGAGAAAGGATCCTCTTTCCTAAGAGCTTGTGCATAAAAGCTCTGCGGGGAAGACTTTGGTTGACCTAGCCTGAGTCACTTTCCTAACTCTGAGCTGTGGTTATGGAGACTTATAATGGTCAACTCTGGGTCACATATCCATCTCTGTGTTCAGGTCAGTGTCCCAACTAAACCATACAGAATACGTTGGTATTCCCCAGAAAGAGGAGAATGGGATAAGGGGTATAGTACCaaaaacaatgcatttctcattttatagatgagagaaCAGACTGGTAGTGTGGTAGCTTAATAGTTAAGCAGGAAGGCTCTGGAGTCCCACCCATCTGGGTTCACTCTCTTGGTCAAATTAATGACCTCTTGTCTTTTAAGGCTTTAGAGTCCTCCTCTGCAAAGTGGGTATAACTGAAGGTAAAggccaagaaatagaaaaaagtaattaTAGTCCCTACCCCATAGGGTTAGTGGTTCACGTAATGACTGAATGAGTTTATAGACATAAAGTGTCTAGCATAGATCTGGCAACAGGAAGCCCTCAGTAAACGAAGCCATTATAATTACTAATCATTGAATCTTAAAGTTTGCATATCTGGTAAACGACCCAGGCTTCTGACTCCTGAGGGTTTCCTTCTAACCAGGGAAGCAGGGAGACTACACAACAGTGATCTTCCTTTCTTGTCTGTTGCAGAgtgaagcaacatggatgcagtcaGCCAAGTCCCCATGGAAGTCGTGCTTCCCAAGCACATCCTGGATATCTGGGTTATTGTCCTCATCATCCTAGCCACCATTGTCATCATGACCTCCTTGTTGCTATGCCCAGCCACTGCAGTCATCATCTATCGCATGCGGACTCATCCTATTCTCAATGGGGCTGTTTGAGAGCCTCCCAAGAGGGCCGGGTGAGGGATGAGGACAGGCATCCTGTCCCGAGCCTCTTCCTGTCTTCAGAAAAGCAACAGGAGGGACTTTGGGGCATGGACCTGAGTTCTGGTTTTGATTCTGCCATGAGCCAGCTATGTGAATTTGGTCAAGGGACCTAACTCTCTGAGTTCCAGCTTCCTTGTCTTTCAAATGGGGATGGTGATCCCTGCCCTTCCTACCTCATAGGGGTGTGAGAACCACCTGACTTAGTGGACATGAAAGCTATGTGAGCAGTAAAACTACCACACATATAAAGATGCTATGCTGAATGCTGAGAAGCTTTGAAGAACCAGAGAAACTGATTGTTGATGATGGCTTTAAAGGTGGTGAGGGAGATATTGGGGGCAGCGTAGACTTTGCCAGTGCCCCTCAGGTCAAACCAAACCAAGCAAGCACCCTGTCCCCATCCCAAGGGGCCAGCAGCACTTTGGctcaaagttattttctttaaggtgCCATTCCTACATGTTTTCTGTTTGGAGGAAGATGGGTAGGGCTTTCCAGAAGCTTCTTTATGCCAGAATCTCTGCCCTTGTGTAATCTGAAGGATGACTGTGCCATCTTTGGGCACTGCCAAGGGAGTTGGGGTGATGGGCTTCTTTCTGCATTGGAGTCTCACATCTGTTAGCTTTGACACTGAAGCAATGTTGGAATATGCAGGGTGGCAGAGTTCCCTGCCCAGCTTTTGGGGTCTCTGGCCCCCATCCCCTTTGGCGTGTCCCTCTGTCCAGCTCCTGCTGTAATTAGCTCCATGTGTACCCCCTTCGCTCCCTCCTA
This Callithrix jacchus isolate 240 chromosome 2, calJac240_pri, whole genome shotgun sequence DNA region includes the following protein-coding sequences:
- the SMIM3 gene encoding small integral membrane protein 3, giving the protein MDAVSQVPMEVVLPKHILDIWVIVLIILATIVIMTSLLLCPATAVIIYRMRTHPILNGAV